GAACCGCGACTGGTGGCCTGAACAGATCCCGGTCGACATTCTCAGTCAGGGCGGCGGATCGCCGGACCCGATGGGCGCCGACTTCAGCTATGCCGAAGCGTTCAAGAAGCTCGATTATCAGGCGCTGAAGCGCGACCTCGCCGCGCTGATGACGGATAGCAAGCCGTGGTGGCCTGCCGATTACGGCAATTACGGCCCCTTCATGATCCGCATGGCCTGGCACGCGGCCGGCACGTATCGCACCGCCGACGGGCGCGGCGGCGCCAACAGCGGGCAGCAGCGCTTTGCCCCGCTCAATAGCTGGCCGGACAACGGCAACCTCGACAAAGCGCGGCGCCTGCTGTGGCCGATCAAGCAGAAATATGGATCGTCGATCAGCTGGGCCGATTTGTTCGTTCTCGCCGGCAACGTCGCGATCGAAAGCATGGGTGGGCCGGTTTTCGGCTTCGGCGGCGGCCGCGCCGATGTGTTTGAGCCGGAGCGCGACATTTATTGGGGTGCCGAGGAAAAGTGGGTCGAAGCGACCGAGACCCGCATCCAGCCGGACCGCGAATTGGAGCTAGAAAACCCGCTGGCCGCGATTCAAATGGGCCTCATCTACGTCAATCCGGAAGGGCCGGGCGGTAATCCCGACCCGCTCCAGTCGGCTCGCGACATCAAGATCACCTTCGAACGCATGGCGATGAACCATGAGGAGACCGTCGCGCTGACCGCCGGCGGGCATACGTTTGGCAAGGCACACGGCGCTGGCGACCCAAGCCACGTCGATGCCGCTCCGGAGGGCGCCGACATCGCTCTCCAAGGTCTCGGCTGGGCAAGCTCCTTCGAGAGCGGGGTCGGCGAGCATACTATCACCAGCGGCATCGAAGGCTCCTGGGTGAATACGCCGACCCAATGGTCGGAGAATTATTTCCGCCTGTTGCTCGACTATGAATATGAGCTCGTGCGCTCGCCTGCGGGCGCGCAGCAGTGGCAGCCGATCAATCAGAAGCCGGAGGACATGGCGCCCGCCGCGCACGACCCGTCGAAGCGCGTGCCGACGATGATGACGACGGCCGACATGGCGTTGAAGGTCGACCCCGAGTTCCGCAAGATCTCGGAGAAGTTCCGCAACGACCATGAAGCGTTCGAGGACGCCTTCGCTCGCGCCTGGTTCAAGCTGACGCACCGCGACATGGGGCCGAAGGCCCGTTACCTCGGCCCGGAAGTGCCGGCCGAGGACCTCGTCTGGCAGGACCCGGTTCCGGCCGGCTCGAAGCCGTCGGACGGCGACGTCTCGGCGTTCAAGTCGAACATTCTCGATGCGGGCTTTAGCGTCGGCCAACTGGCCAAGGCGGCATTCGCGTCGGCCTCGACCTATCGCCGGTCCGACCATCGCGGCGGCGCCAATGGCGCGCGCGTCCGGCTCGCACCGCAAAAGGACTGGGCGGCCAACGATCCGCAAGAGCTTGGCCAGGTGCTCGCCAAGATCGACGAACTGCGTGGCGGACTGTCGTTCGCCGACGCGATCGTGCTCGCAGGCACGGCGGCGGTTGAGAAGGCGGCCAGGGACGCTGGCTTCAACGTCGAAGTGCCGTTCCTTGGCGGACGTGGCGACGCGACGCAGGAATGGACTGACGTCGAAAGCTTCGAGGTGATGGAGCCGGCGGCCGATGGCTTCCGCAACTATCTGAAGACCAAGCATTCGGTCCGCACCGAGGAGCTTCTCCTCGACAGGGCATCGCTGCTTGGCCTGTCGGCCCCGGAAATGACGGTGTTGCTCGGCGGCCTTCGCGTGCTTGGCGCAAACCAGGGCGACCGCCCGCACGGCGTCTTCACCAACCGTAAGGGTCAGCTCACCAACGACTTCTTCGTCAATCTGCTCGACAACGAGACCTTCTGGGAGGTCGTCGATGGCAGCGGCGACGAGGAATTCATCGGTCGCGACCGTGGCGGCAAGCACGAGAAATGGCGTGCGACCCGCACCGACCTCATCTTCGGGTCGAACAGCCAGCTGCGCGCGACCGCGGAGGTCTATGCCGAGAAGGGCAATGAAGAGAAATTCGTCGGCGACTTCATCAAGGTCTGGACGAAGGTCATGAATGCCGACCGCTTCGATGTTCCGCAGAAGACTAAGCCGGTTGAGCCCCTCGGAATCGCGGAGCCTGCCCTGGCAAAATAGCCTTCAGCTCGGGCCGTCGCGGCGCTTCCTTCCCCTCCCCGGCGCCGCGGCGTGCCCGCCGTGTCGGGGACATTTAAAGTGAAGGTTCGAGAGTCCGGATGGGCTCGGGCTGGGCACCTGCGGCGAGCTTCGGATGGAGCTCCAGCATGATGCGGCGCAGCGTTCCGGCGAGCAGCTGGAATTCGGTCTCGCGCGGGCTTGAACGACGCCAGATCAAGGCGATGCGGCGATAGCCGTGGTCGGAGCTCAGCGGCTTCGCATCTACTTGGGTGCCTTCGAGGATCCCGGCTTCGATCGCCATCGACGGGATGAAGGTCAGCCCAAGGCCGTTATCGACCATCTGCACCAGCGTATGCAGCGACGTGCCCATCATCGCGGCATGCGCGCGTAAGTCGGGCCGGTTGCAGGCCGACAGTGCGTGATCCTTCAGGCAATGCCCGTCTTCGAGCAACAGCATGCGGCTCTCGTCGATCGCGGCGACATCGACTTGGCTGCCAGCAGGTGCTTCGCCGCGCGGAAAGGCGACGAACAAGGGATCGTCGAACAGCGCCGCGGACTCGATGTCGCCGCAATTGTAGGGCAGGGCGAGCAGCACGCAGTCGAGCTGGCCGCGGTGAAGCGCCTCGCATGCAGCCTGGCTGGTCTCCTCGCGAAGATAGAGCTTGAGGCTCGGCCACTCGCGCCGCAGCCGCGGCAGCATTGCCGGGAGCAGGAAGGGCGCGATGGTCGGGATGACGCCCATGCGCAGCTCGCCGTGT
This portion of the Sphingomonas limnosediminicola genome encodes:
- the katG gene encoding catalase/peroxidase HPI; its protein translation is MDAKTGEMGGCPVDRPSTVRSLLGRQNRDWWPEQIPVDILSQGGGSPDPMGADFSYAEAFKKLDYQALKRDLAALMTDSKPWWPADYGNYGPFMIRMAWHAAGTYRTADGRGGANSGQQRFAPLNSWPDNGNLDKARRLLWPIKQKYGSSISWADLFVLAGNVAIESMGGPVFGFGGGRADVFEPERDIYWGAEEKWVEATETRIQPDRELELENPLAAIQMGLIYVNPEGPGGNPDPLQSARDIKITFERMAMNHEETVALTAGGHTFGKAHGAGDPSHVDAAPEGADIALQGLGWASSFESGVGEHTITSGIEGSWVNTPTQWSENYFRLLLDYEYELVRSPAGAQQWQPINQKPEDMAPAAHDPSKRVPTMMTTADMALKVDPEFRKISEKFRNDHEAFEDAFARAWFKLTHRDMGPKARYLGPEVPAEDLVWQDPVPAGSKPSDGDVSAFKSNILDAGFSVGQLAKAAFASASTYRRSDHRGGANGARVRLAPQKDWAANDPQELGQVLAKIDELRGGLSFADAIVLAGTAAVEKAARDAGFNVEVPFLGGRGDATQEWTDVESFEVMEPAADGFRNYLKTKHSVRTEELLLDRASLLGLSAPEMTVLLGGLRVLGANQGDRPHGVFTNRKGQLTNDFFVNLLDNETFWEVVDGSGDEEFIGRDRGGKHEKWRATRTDLIFGSNSQLRATAEVYAEKGNEEKFVGDFIKVWTKVMNADRFDVPQKTKPVEPLGIAEPALAK
- a CDS encoding hydrogen peroxide-inducible genes activator, with protein sequence MTVHLPTIKQLQYLVSLRQHGHFGKAAEACFVTQSTLSAGLRELETLLNVTLVERTRRVVRFTALGEKIAEKAVRVLRETEELAEMARAEGQPLHGELRMGVIPTIAPFLLPAMLPRLRREWPSLKLYLREETSQAACEALHRGQLDCVLLALPYNCGDIESAALFDDPLFVAFPRGEAPAGSQVDVAAIDESRMLLLEDGHCLKDHALSACNRPDLRAHAAMMGTSLHTLVQMVDNGLGLTFIPSMAIEAGILEGTQVDAKPLSSDHGYRRIALIWRRSSPRETEFQLLAGTLRRIMLELHPKLAAGAQPEPIRTLEPSL